The window CGGTACGGCGCCAGGGCGCGCAGCTCCAGCAGACCGCCGTAGCGCGCCAGCCGGCAAGCGTCGCGCATCAGCCGGCCGGCGGCGGCGTGATCGGGATGCTGATTTTCGGCGGGGTTGGGCGCCAGCACGATCTCCGGCTGCAGGCGGCGGATTTCGCCGGCGAGGCGAATGGCGTTGGCGGGCGTGGCTTCCAGTTGGCAGTCGCCACGGAAATCCAGAAACTCGATGGTCGCGCCCATGAGCTTTGCCGCCGCGCGCGCTTCCCGCTCACGCAGCTCGGGCGTGCCTGCGCTCGCTGCTTCGCCGCGTGACAGCACCCGCAGCACCAGCTCGTGGCCAGCATCGACTTCCCGCAGCAGCAGCGGCGCGCAGCCAAACTCGATGTCGTCCGGGTGCGGGCCGACGGCCAGGATTTTCATGCCGGCACGGCCTCGCAGACTTCCTGATAGAAGCGTTCGTACTGCGGTATGATCTTGCGCGCATCGAAGCGTCGCAGCGCGGTTTCGCGTGCCGCCGCCGCCATGCGCTGGTGCAGCCGCGCATCTTCGAGCAGACTCACGACGCGCGCGGCATGTGCGGCCACGTCGCCCACCGGCTCCAGAAAGCCGTCCACACCCGGGCTGATCAATTCGCCCAAGCCGCCGGTTTGCGACGCTACCGGCGGCACGCCGCAGGCCATCGCCTCCAGCGCTGCCAGCCCGAACGATTCCAGCTCGCTTGGCAGCAGCAGCACGTGGGTCTGGGGAATCAGCCGCTCCATGTGGTCCTGCTTGCCCAGAAAGGTCACATGCTCGCTGATGCCCAGTTCCAGTGCCAGCATTTCCGCCGGCCCGCGGTCGGGCCCATCGCCCGCCATCAGCAGCGCGGCATCGACGTGGCGGCGCACCTGCTCCAGAATCCGGATGCAATCGAGCGCGCGCTTCACCGGCCGGAAATTCGACACGTGCAGCAGCGTCGGACGCCGGCGCCGCCGTTCCGCGTCCGGGCGGTACAGATCGCAGTTCACGAAGTTGGGGATGACCTGAATCGGCTGGGTCACGCCAAAGACTTCTTCGGTCTGCTGACGCAGATACTCGCTGATTGCCGTAATGCCGTCTGAGCGCTCAATCGAGAA of the Acidobacteriota bacterium genome contains:
- the bshA gene encoding N-acetyl-alpha-D-glucosaminyl L-malate synthase BshA — translated: MRIGITCYPTYGGSGIVATELGMELAQRGHEVHFITHANPIRLDPDTPRVHYHEVEVSSYPLFQYPPYALALASRMAEVASCYRLDLLHVHYAIPHSIAALLAQQMMAPKRRLPFITTLHGTDITLVGADRSYFPITKFSIERSDGITAISEYLRQQTEEVFGVTQPIQVIPNFVNCDLYRPDAERRRRRPTLLHVSNFRPVKRALDCIRILEQVRRHVDAALLMAGDGPDRGPAEMLALELGISEHVTFLGKQDHMERLIPQTHVLLLPSELESFGLAALEAMACGVPPVASQTGGLGELISPGVDGFLEPVGDVAAHAARVVSLLEDARLHQRMAAAARETALRRFDARKIIPQYERFYQEVCEAVPA